CAAAACGGTATGCCGGGAAGGGGAGTGAGTGACAAATGATGCTCATTTGGGTTGCAGATTATAAAAAAACGTGTTATGTTGATAAAGTCAGAAAATATGTGAAAGGGATGAGCATAGAGGAAGCGGTGGAAGCCGCAGTCAACGAGAGCTTGAGAGAAGGAGTTTTGACGGATTTCCTGACCAGGCATCGAAAGGAGGCTATCCAGATGCGTATATTTGAATACAATGAAGAGGAGGAGCTGGCATTACTTCGTCAAGAAGAACGTGAAGAAGGCCGAGAAGAAGGAAAGAAAAAAATAGCTTTAAATATGAATCATAAAGGATTGAGTATTGAATTGGTTGCGGAAATTGTTGAAGTTAGTGTTGACATCGTAAGGCAGTGGATTGGAAATTCCTGAAATACTAAGAACAAAGTGAGACACAGATAAAGAAAGGCCTGAACTACTTGGTCTTTGAATTACGTGAGAACCTGCCGGCAATATAAGATATAGAAAGAAGAATGAAATCTATAATTTTAGATATCCATTCATGTGATAAGTGTCTTTTGCCCTATTGAGCCTGATTGGCTCTTTTTTTGTGCAGAAAGGCATTGGCGTGAGTACAGTATTGTTCGGCTGCGGGGGCTCGGATAGAAAATCTCATTAAAAGGAATGTAGGGCTTGAACTAACAAGTAATGATATAGTGGAAATGATCCAGGATGTCAATTCAACCTCACTAGCCGGAATTATTGATACAGCTGTATTGGGATATAGCGGGGAGACTATTGAAAGAGCAATTCAAATATTAGGAAACCATTTGAGACACGTTCACTTTGCAGATGGAATTCCTAATGGCCATTTTATATTAGGAGAAGGGGAACTACCTCTTTTTGAAATGCTGCAAGCTTTGGACAATTCTAATTACAAGGGAAGGATAAGTTTGGAGATATTAAATAATCTGTATGTGGAGGATCCCGAAAGTGCTATGCAAAAAAGCTTTGATTGGTTATTAGAACACATTTCAGATTAATCAAGGTAACTTCTATTTGTCTTTATGTCTAAACAGTTTGTAAGCGGTCTTACCAGTGGAGCGGTCAAAGGTTGACGTTGCCTGGTAATCGTATTACAATATGACATTATAATATATGGAAGGTGAACATCAGTATATGACTATAACAACAGTATTATTTGATTTTGATGGAGTAGTAGCAGATACAGAGATGGGCACATCAGTATACCTGCAGAAAGCATTCGCGCAGTATGGAATAGAACTGACTGATGACCAGAAAAAATCATATATAGGGACAGATGGAAGGAAACAGACAGAAAAGATTTTAAAGGAATATGGGAAGGATATATCCGTGGAGGAGTTTTTTGAGGTGAGAAAAAAACTCGGCAGCTATTATGAAAACAGTCCGCTCTTAAAGCCAATTTCTGGATTGCAGGAGCTTTTCGATTATCTCCGCATGAAAGAATTGGGAATAGGTCTGGTTTCGTCCACCAATTCCAAACTAATTATCACAGCTTTAAATCGTATGAATCTGGTTCATTATTTTGATACAATCATATGCGGAGACATGGTGAAATGCAAAAAACCGGATCCGGAAGGTTATCTTATGGCAATGCAATATTTACATGTTTCGCCAGAAGCGTGTATCATTGTGGAAGACTCGCCTACGGGGATACAAGCCGGACTGAATGCAGGAGCCCTGGTAGCAGGATTTAAGGGAAGTGAAATCAAACAAGATACGTCAAAGGCAAACATCACATGGGAATCGTATAGAGATGCGATTGCTCAGATGAAAGAGCTTTTGACAGGAGAACATAACGAGTAAGCCTGCCTTTTGGCAGGCTTACTTTATGCATGAAATTATTGCCGTTAAAATACAATAAATTCCCTGTAACTTGTCCGTTGTGTTTTTGCGTTTTAGGATAGAATAAGGATAAGACAGAATATATTTGAAACAACGGATGGAGGTGGAGGATGTCTATTCATGTAACGAATGAGATTGGCAGCTTAAAAAAAGTAATGCTTCATCGGCCCGGCAAAGAGTTGGAGCATCTGGTGCCGGGAGAACTGGAGCGGCTGCTGTTTGACGATATCCCTTATCTGAAAGCAGCACAACAGGAGCATGATGAGTTTGCGGATATTCTAAAGAGTCAGGGAAGCGAAGTTGTATATCTGGAAGATTTGGCAGCAGAAGTACTAAGAACAAGTCCCGAGATCAGAGAAAACTTTATTCGGCAGATTATTGAGGAGGGCGGAAGCCTGGCGTTGAAATTTAAGAGCCAGCTATCTGAACTTTTGAATGCTATTGAGGATGAAAAAGAATTGGTACTGAAAACTATGGCAGGAATCAGTATGCATGAGTTGAAGGAGACGGGA
The window above is part of the Novisyntrophococcus fermenticellae genome. Proteins encoded here:
- a CDS encoding sugar phosphate isomerase/epimerase family protein produces the protein MKRNVGLELTSNDIVEMIQDVNSTSLAGIIDTAVLGYSGETIERAIQILGNHLRHVHFADGIPNGHFILGEGELPLFEMLQALDNSNYKGRISLEILNNLYVEDPESAMQKSFDWLLEHISD
- a CDS encoding HAD family hydrolase, with amino-acid sequence MTITTVLFDFDGVVADTEMGTSVYLQKAFAQYGIELTDDQKKSYIGTDGRKQTEKILKEYGKDISVEEFFEVRKKLGSYYENSPLLKPISGLQELFDYLRMKELGIGLVSSTNSKLIITALNRMNLVHYFDTIICGDMVKCKKPDPEGYLMAMQYLHVSPEACIIVEDSPTGIQAGLNAGALVAGFKGSEIKQDTSKANITWESYRDAIAQMKELLTGEHNE